The following are from one region of the Magallana gigas chromosome 4, xbMagGiga1.1, whole genome shotgun sequence genome:
- the LOC136269686 gene encoding uncharacterized protein isoform X2 gives MEITREPMDELLELAGKDIRDCDAAKLLLHYCVLAANERGQPKGQVLQDDEAGPSTSGAPAERQNQTEDNTVENEATPVKKRKTIDDMERRLLMLEKLEKEDVSKVGSVDVQVLDERLKELDARRSASLDSKRQDCLKREITEFLVRMSGRELTSCTPDDIRRFLVWKDQCGKSQVHKIDCRFLGNKGLFDCNCPVRLASGTVSLMINRLVNIFHEMGCERSWNMALGLGNPAASSQVKDYLKIIQEEQARAHLVPKQAKPIFLTKVKAIVGYIGGRLSMSSVSVRERYILLRDQAWFKLQFFAGDRAGDLANLVAQEVKWLRDYSGFVFNHTFGKTLRGGKRRSNMFVVKRCDDKVICPVVGLQDFVSGCKDLGVDLSCGYLFRVVTEGARVLDQPVSYSVVYDRLRVYLRKLGADEGETPHSFRAGCAVTLAMSGSVSEVGQIMRHVGWFGEGSAEYYSRLPALVESDFVAGRLATSVKDAGMMEEKYRECMQYDSLDSAFVESE, from the exons ATGGAGATAACGAGAGAACCAATGGATGAGTTGTTGGAGTTAGCAG GGAAAGATATTCGAGATTGTGACGCAGCAAAGTTACTGTTGCACTATTGTGTACTAGCAGCGAATGAAAGGGGACAGCCCAAAGGGCAGGTGTTGCAGGATGATGAAGCGGGTCCGAGTACATCTGGTGCACCTGCAGAGAGACAGAATCAGACTGAAGACAATACTGTGGAG aatgagGCCACCCCAGTGAAAAAGAGAAAGACGATTGATGACATGGAAAGGAGACTGCTGATGCTAGAGAAGTTGGAGAAGGAGGATGTTTCGAAG GTAGGGAGTGTCGATGTTCAAGTCTTGGATGAGAGGTTAAAGGAGTTAGATGCAAGGAGGTCTGCTTCACTGGATTCAAAGAGGCAGGATTGTTTGAAAAGGGAAATTACTGAATTTCTTGTGAGGATGTCTGGTCGAGAATTGACAAGTTGTACACCTGATGACATTAGGCGATTTTTGGTATGGAAGGATCAGTGCGGTAAAAGTCAAGTTCATAAGATAGACTGTCGTTTTTTAGGAAACAAGGGATTATTTGACTGTAATTGTCCAGTACGTCTTGCTTCTGGTACTGTCTCattaatgataaatagattagtgaacatttttcatgagaTGGGATGTGAAAGATCGTGGAACATGGCTCTTGGATTAGGGAATCCGGCTGCATCAAGTCAAGTGAaagattatttgaaaattatacaagAGGAGCAAGCGAGAGCCCATTTGGTACCAAAACAGGCTAAACCCATCTTTTTGACCAAGGTTAAGGCTATTGTTGGCTATATAGGGGGGCGATTAAGCATGAGTTCTGTGTCAGTTAGGGAGAGGTATATCTTATTGAGAGACCAGGCTTGGTTCAAATTGCAGTTTTTTGCTGGAGATAGGGCAGGAGATCTTGCAAATTTGGTGGCTCAAGAAGTTAAGTGGCTTAGAGATTATTCAGGTTTTGTGTTTAATCACACTTTTGGAAAGACTCTTCGAGGAGGTAAAAGGAGGAGTAATATGTTTGTTGTAAAGAGGTGTGATGATAAGGTTATTTGTCCTGTAGTAGGGTTACAAGATTTTGTTTCAGGATGTAAAGACTTGGGAGTTGATCTGTCTTGTGGCTATCTCTTTCGAGTTGTTACAGAGGGTGCACGGGTTTTAGATCAGCCTGTTTCCTATTCAGTTGTATATGATAGGTTGCGTGTGTATTTGCGGAAACTTGGTGCTGATGAAGGTGAGACTCCACACAGTTTCCGGGCAGGTTGTGCTGTTACGTTGGCTATGTCAGGCTCAGTGAGTGAGGTGGGTCAGATAATGAGACATGTAGGTTGGTTTGGGGAAGGGAGTGCCGAGTATTATAGTAGACTTCCAGCCTTGGTGGAATCAGATTTTGTAGCTGGAAGATTGGCAACAAGTGTGAAAGATGCGGGAATGATGGAAGAGAAGTATCGAGAGTGCATGCAGTATGATAGTCTTGATTCGGCCTTTGTAGAGAGTGAGTGA
- the LOC136269686 gene encoding uncharacterized protein isoform X1, producing MEITREPMDELLELAGKDIRDCDAAKLLLHYCVLAANERGQPKGQVLQDDEAGPSTSGAPAERQNQTEDNTVENEATPVKKRKTIDDMERRLLMLEKLEKEDVSKEDNGASVLINDNQVTAEFNKMVEFNPMRIVPRQKGEWVTISGGTPSLATHRVGSVDVQVLDERLKELDARRSASLDSKRQDCLKREITEFLVRMSGRELTSCTPDDIRRFLVWKDQCGKSQVHKIDCRFLGNKGLFDCNCPVRLASGTVSLMINRLVNIFHEMGCERSWNMALGLGNPAASSQVKDYLKIIQEEQARAHLVPKQAKPIFLTKVKAIVGYIGGRLSMSSVSVRERYILLRDQAWFKLQFFAGDRAGDLANLVAQEVKWLRDYSGFVFNHTFGKTLRGGKRRSNMFVVKRCDDKVICPVVGLQDFVSGCKDLGVDLSCGYLFRVVTEGARVLDQPVSYSVVYDRLRVYLRKLGADEGETPHSFRAGCAVTLAMSGSVSEVGQIMRHVGWFGEGSAEYYSRLPALVESDFVAGRLATSVKDAGMMEEKYRECMQYDSLDSAFVESE from the exons ATGGAGATAACGAGAGAACCAATGGATGAGTTGTTGGAGTTAGCAG GGAAAGATATTCGAGATTGTGACGCAGCAAAGTTACTGTTGCACTATTGTGTACTAGCAGCGAATGAAAGGGGACAGCCCAAAGGGCAGGTGTTGCAGGATGATGAAGCGGGTCCGAGTACATCTGGTGCACCTGCAGAGAGACAGAATCAGACTGAAGACAATACTGTGGAG aatgagGCCACCCCAGTGAAAAAGAGAAAGACGATTGATGACATGGAAAGGAGACTGCTGATGCTAGAGAAGTTGGAGAAGGAGGATGTTTCGAAG GAGGATAATGGAGCGTCAGTGTTGATTAATGATAATCAGGTTACTGCTGAGTTTAACAAGATGGTAGAATTTAATCCCATGAGAATAGTTCCTCGTCAGAAGGGAGAATGGGTGACAATCAGTGGTGGGACTCCTTCACTTGCAACCCACCGA GTAGGGAGTGTCGATGTTCAAGTCTTGGATGAGAGGTTAAAGGAGTTAGATGCAAGGAGGTCTGCTTCACTGGATTCAAAGAGGCAGGATTGTTTGAAAAGGGAAATTACTGAATTTCTTGTGAGGATGTCTGGTCGAGAATTGACAAGTTGTACACCTGATGACATTAGGCGATTTTTGGTATGGAAGGATCAGTGCGGTAAAAGTCAAGTTCATAAGATAGACTGTCGTTTTTTAGGAAACAAGGGATTATTTGACTGTAATTGTCCAGTACGTCTTGCTTCTGGTACTGTCTCattaatgataaatagattagtgaacatttttcatgagaTGGGATGTGAAAGATCGTGGAACATGGCTCTTGGATTAGGGAATCCGGCTGCATCAAGTCAAGTGAaagattatttgaaaattatacaagAGGAGCAAGCGAGAGCCCATTTGGTACCAAAACAGGCTAAACCCATCTTTTTGACCAAGGTTAAGGCTATTGTTGGCTATATAGGGGGGCGATTAAGCATGAGTTCTGTGTCAGTTAGGGAGAGGTATATCTTATTGAGAGACCAGGCTTGGTTCAAATTGCAGTTTTTTGCTGGAGATAGGGCAGGAGATCTTGCAAATTTGGTGGCTCAAGAAGTTAAGTGGCTTAGAGATTATTCAGGTTTTGTGTTTAATCACACTTTTGGAAAGACTCTTCGAGGAGGTAAAAGGAGGAGTAATATGTTTGTTGTAAAGAGGTGTGATGATAAGGTTATTTGTCCTGTAGTAGGGTTACAAGATTTTGTTTCAGGATGTAAAGACTTGGGAGTTGATCTGTCTTGTGGCTATCTCTTTCGAGTTGTTACAGAGGGTGCACGGGTTTTAGATCAGCCTGTTTCCTATTCAGTTGTATATGATAGGTTGCGTGTGTATTTGCGGAAACTTGGTGCTGATGAAGGTGAGACTCCACACAGTTTCCGGGCAGGTTGTGCTGTTACGTTGGCTATGTCAGGCTCAGTGAGTGAGGTGGGTCAGATAATGAGACATGTAGGTTGGTTTGGGGAAGGGAGTGCCGAGTATTATAGTAGACTTCCAGCCTTGGTGGAATCAGATTTTGTAGCTGGAAGATTGGCAACAAGTGTGAAAGATGCGGGAATGATGGAAGAGAAGTATCGAGAGTGCATGCAGTATGATAGTCTTGATTCGGCCTTTGTAGAGAGTGAGTGA
- the LOC105330286 gene encoding uncharacterized protein, with product MLFIVSYLICSYFLFALDVYAETVDSEMCLEQAVTIHALLNENICPYHLLGYNEGFRGSTVRCKAKYTMNNSLHHAKHCVGYNMNFHINGNLTSKFKAFPCYITNCILELIEFECTFTEKNSELENLDKTEANKASGNKTDNINHKNTTAANGKCIDAASSVVIGLSCVFGGCLLGISAFVLVKRLRTKQRRLQLPPVFYQPNYGDGGDIPEERIVTIANSSETEYADIEETIKMVAKAVQVPSYKEDSSSETRSRENIYHHLSLIEDTVNKENSALISSDSIPNSFADDMILSNKGSPSFKSVVICTDSSSSKSNGNSKVSPTGSARSDRYYALEKEYLIFDSNNGKT from the exons atgttaTTTATAGTATCCTACCTCATATGTTCCTATTTTCTGTTTGCACTTGATGTTTATGCAGAAACAGTTGACAG TGAAATGTGTTTGGAACAGGCTGTTACCATTCATGCACTTCTGAATGAAAACATATGTCCATATCATTTATTAGGATATAATGAAG gttTCAGAGGAAGTACGGTACGCTGCAAAGCAAAATACACAATGAACAATAGTTTACATCATGCCAAGCATTGTGTTGGATATAATATGAATTTCCATATTAATGGAAATCTAACATCAAAGTTTAAAGCTTTTCCTTGTTACATTACAAACTGTATTTTAGAATTGATAGAATTTGAGTGTACGTTCACTGAGAAAAATTCTGAACTTGAAAACCTTGATAAAACTGAAGCGAACAAAGCATCAGGCAATAAAACGGACAATATAAATCACAAGAATACAACTGCAGCTAATGGAAAATGCATAG atGCTGCTTCAAGcgttgttattggtttaagctGTGTATTTGGTGGATGTTTACTTGGAATCAGTGCTTTTGTTCTTGTGAAGCGGCTGAGAACAAAACAACGCAG ATTGCAGCTTCCACCAGTGTTTTATCAGCCAAATTATGGAGATGGGGGTGACATACCGGAGGAAAGAATCGTTACAATCGCAAATTCTTCAGAGACAGAGTATGCCGACATCGAAGAGACAATCAAG ATGGTAGCCAAGGCTGTACAAGTTCCCTCCTACAAAGAAGACAGTTCATCGGAAACAAGATctagagaaaatatttatcatcaTTTAAGTTTGATTGAAGACACAGTAAACAAGGAGAACAGTGCCTTGATATCCAGCGACTCTATTCCAAATAGTTTTGCTGATGATATGATATTAAGTAATAAAGGCAGTCCGTCCTTTAAATCCGTAGTGATCTGCACAGATAGTTCATCTTCGAAATCTAACGGCAATTCCAAAGTGTCACCAACAGGAAGTGCAAGAAGTGACAGATATTATGCACTGGAAAAGGAATATCTAATCTTTGATTCTAATAACGGCAAGACATGA